In Brassica napus cultivar Da-Ae chromosome A3, Da-Ae, whole genome shotgun sequence, the sequence GGATGAGGTCAAGTGCGTTGGTTGCTTGAAGTGTGCTTTGTGTGCAGAGAGAACATTTGCTATCGAAACAGCTCATGGTAGAGCTAGGGTTGTCGCTCAATGGGCTGATCCTGAATCTAAAATCAAAGAAGCCATCGAAGCTTGCCCAATAGACTGCATCTCGTAAGGCACATAAACGAATGATACATGTAGTTAATGATCTAGATTTTTCGATCTCTATATGATTAGAGTCTTTATGAGATGTGCAGAATGGTGGAGAGATCTGACCTAGCGCCGCTGGAGTTCCTTATGTCAAAACAACCTCGAGGCAACGTGAGGATAGGGGTTGGAAACACGGTTGGTGAGCGTGTCTCCAACGTGTTTGTTGACGTCAAGAAGTTCCAGCAAAGATACGCAGAAGCCATGAGCAAAACCACAAGAGATAGCTCACAGGTGAGTGTGTCTTTTACATTGTCTTAAGCTGCAACCAAAACCAAGTGGTTGTGTACTAAGTAGTTGTGTGTCTTTTGAGCAGGAGAGTGACTTGCAGAGAGAGGTGAGAATGAGTGCAGTGGAAGCAATCAGGTCTATCTCCAACTGGCTATACTGGAGATCATCACCCTACTCAAAACCATTGAGTCCTGATTCAAACATGAGTCTCACTTTCACCAAACGTAAGAAAGCGGCAGATCCAGACATCAAAAAGCTTCAAGATGCTGTGGCAGCAATGAAACAAGCAGAACAGAGCGGTGAAACCAAAGAAAGACGACAACGACCAGCTTCCATGGTTGGAGAAGATTACTGGACTCCATCAAACCTAGCTCTTCCCTCATCCAGAAACACCACTTCAAAGGCTACTTCAACTCCGCAAGTGACTCACAAGAACACTCCATCTGAAGAGAACGTTACTAGTAGAAGAGAGTTCAGAAGGCAGAACTTCAAGATACAGAAGTTCCCAATAGGAACAGCAACAATAGCAGTGTTCCTGGTTCAGTTCCAAGCTAGCTACACAGCCCCTGAGCTCAGTGACCATATAGGTGGCTCGTTGGCTCTGTCTATAATTAACAGCCCATGGCAGCAGATTTTGTTAGCCGGAGTTACCTGGTACTTCATCGGTGCAATGTTACTCCAGCTAGTGGAAGCTATCCAATCCAAGCAAGAAGATAAAGAAGCATAGACCTGATAGATAACTATTATATGTACAGCATAtcctttttaataaattatatgtaacagtgaatatattattattactatatacAACAAGAAAGTGCTTATTGAATTTTATTCCTgacaaaacaattttaaaattgtatttagAGTCTATTAATTGGacagaaaactcaattttgtgtttcaaaacaaaagaacataaCAAGAGAAGGTGGACAAGTTTTAGCTCCATCTTCTCCGATCCTCCTCTTCGTTAACCGGAGTATACCAATCCGGTCGTCTCTTAGAGTTGCTCAGCCTGTAATTCAGCAGAAGCTCCTCATCACGCAACGCCCTCGTCGCCACCAAAACCAACGTCTTCAGAACCGGAGCTTCCACGCCGTTGCTACCACCTGTCTTAAACCAAAAGCTTCCGAATCTCTTCATCTTCACCTCTCCAGAATCTCCGAAAGACACATTGGGAACGTAAGGCCGCAGATCTTTCTCCACCAAGGGGAAGTCATAAGGACATATCATAACGTTTGGGTTGGTTTCTTTCCCCGGGTGGTTAGCTAAGTGACCAAAAGCCAAAGGGTTTCTCCTCTCGAGAACCTCTTTGGCTTTACCCGAGCCTTGGAGTGGCTTGCTCAACGCTTTCCATAGCCTGTCCGAACCGTTTTCTGATGTTTTGGTGTCGGTTTTGACCGCAGGTGTGTAGGAGCCAGTCCATACTTCTCTAGAGTCTCCTCCAAGACCCCAAGGCTGAGCGTTCATCACGGTTCCGTCGTACCTCGTGATGAGATACGAGTTCTGTGAGTCAACCTTAGGGTACCCGGGGATGTACCTGTAGAACGCAGGGGAGTAGATGACTCCAGGGTAAAAGGCTAAGACGGTTCCAGCATCCGCTTCGCCTTTGATGAAACAACCTTGACCAGCGTCCTTGTGAGGTATCACTGACGGTTTGATCTCAAGGGTATAGCCAAGTTGTTCCATTAATCTCTGTGAGACTTGAGCGAGTTTCAAAGGCTTTGTCTCCGGAACAACTGTGCTGAAGAAGAATCAGTCAAGTCTAATGATGAAACTCAAGTGAAAGTAAAACACTTACAAGGCTTATCTGCTGCTGGAGAAGCATGATTACTTCCACCAACGGCGAAAGTAAGACCGCTTTGACGAGGAGGAGGGGTTGCTGGTTGTGATCCGGGCTCCTTCTTGCTAACATGAGGACAAAGGATTCCATCCATCAAAGAGCAGAAGTTTTCAACTTGGTAGTGAATGTTGTCTTGGACTTGTTTCTGCTGCTCAGACAAAGAGGTTTTACCAGCCATCTCAATTATCTCTTCTGCATCCGTCTCCAGAGCTTCTCTTCCCAACCGGTTAAAGCTAGCACACAATTGTTTGTTTCTCATGAGCTGATAACTTACAAGAACAGCTAGAGAGCtaaataaaactaaaccaaCCTTGTATACATAAACAGTTTGTTAATGTCTGCTTCAAATTGCAGCTGCCTTGGGTTCTTAGCAAATGTTCTACTCTTGGCAAGAACTCCAACAGCCTGGAGAAAACGCAACGCAACGTaatgaaacaaactataactcTATAAGAGCAGTGGAGATACATCAAAAATCTCAATCACCACTTACTAAAACCCTGTATATACATACATACCCCTAAGATCTAAAATGATCCTCAGCATTAATAAATTGATCAAATGAGAGAGAAACTGTAAGATTCCTCTTCAACCTCACTTCGTCTGTtctaatctatttttattcgaacaaAGGCACAAACTTTCTCAGTACCCAGTATTATAAATCGTAGCAGAGATACAAGATCAACACACAGAAGCAAGAGATTCATTAACCTTTTGAAATTTGTTGAAAAGAGACTCCATTTTTCTTTATCAACAAACGATTCTCTAACCTCGTCTGTTATAAGGAGGAATGATAGAAAGAGCTGAACAACATAAGGAATCGGTTGCAAGAGCTTGGGTCAAAAACCTCCGTTGAGGAAGATGACTGACTGCATCTAGTACTTGGAAGCACACCTCCATGGCTGCATCACCATGTCTGGGCCTATTTCTTATTAATGGGCCCACCACATTTGCTTTATTAAGGCCTTCTTCTAtctcatttttaaattaaaaacattttaaaaattacattattTCTTATCTTAACTAGGtccttgtccgcgctacgcgcggatagtattttgtactattatgtcaattgtttagttttataaaatgttatgtttttattgtaaatttggaattaaaaatctaatttttccttactgtaaagtaagttaattttttCGAATCTTACCACAACATATTATACACGAAGAGAATATAGTtggtctttatattcttatttggtgtaatattgaaaattttgatggtttgtttaaatagtttttttaaattatatattttaagattgatttttgtgactatattctataattgtctaaaaaaattgtttgtctcatatagacatccacataaatatggacttctgataaatttgtttattgggatatttagtttcactttcaactttattttcttttttttgcacCCTCATGCTAGCTTGTGGGGCTTGCCAACTTGGTGCAAAAGAGTTTACAAAAGCTGATCGAAATGCGTGTGATCGGACACCTTTTGCTAGGCTATTCGtacggaattttaaagatctaggAATATAAGCAATAGAAAGTTCAGAAAATTCTTTGGATACAGCCTGTATTTCGTCGAGCTCCGAGTCTAACGCATGCTAATCTTCCTCCTTTTGAATGGATATAACCAGTTGTTCACAGTCGATTGAAAGACCATCTCTCTGTGTCCAAACTTCAGTATCACTTGCATTGCCCATAGTAAACCTTCAGCTTCCGCTTGCAGTGGTGATTTGGTGCGTGTATATCGGTCCTTGCTCCAAACAACATTGGAAAGTCACCATCCATTAACACAAAACCAAGTCCAGATATGTCTCTTTCATTTATCCAAGATGTCTAGCAGGAGCGTTTTTTTACGGAGGAACAATTGTGTCCGTTACCTCAACTCCCATATCAATCTCCATAATCTCGTCTATACGTTGAGCTATCCTCCAACACACTGCTTCAATTTTATTCGTTAATGGGAAAGACATAATTCCTACGACactattaatgattttttttttgtaagaccGATACGGcaaacttatgttttatttaacaaaactcttattttaattttgtattaaagaatcaatcatattttatattatccataattttagtaaatttgcttatttgtcatgtttttattaggttttagttaaattattgatttattatttatttttagctaagtcactaatttattaatttaaaaaatacccttaattaatattatatatatatattaaaaatgaattttattttaataatattaaatttctattttatattaaaatttagttagtttttcttatttatcatattttattaggttttagacttttagataggttattgatttattattaatttctaactgattcgctaatgtgttaattaaaacactacccttaatgaattttatatataattaaaaacgaattttattttaatcatataaaatttatatgttatattaatattaaatatttgattctaaaataatataataaaattataaaaatttttaaaaataagataattcttatatatattttgttgctatctaaaaataatgtttttattataaaagttaaaaagatacaaaaaattataattaaatattattcaagaaaaaaatatttatataaatatattttctaaactatttctaagatatgagtgttttaaaaaatttaacacggGATGTTTAGAACACAGGATTATGCTTATGAGAGAGTGGCTCGGGAGTGGGCTAGGAAATGGGTCTAATGGGCTGCAAAttgttgaattatttttttaattgcaagCCCACTTCGTGATGACCTGGCATATTGGTTGGTGGAGAATATTTGTGCATATGTGAATAGGCTTAGGAATCAATGATTTagctccttttatatagtaggatgcAATAGATATATtcgtttaaattttaaataagcaAACAACTTAATCAACTTGTATGAATAatcattaatattattttcttattttagtttGATTGATTGTTTTTGATAAGCTTTAGATATGATTGAATCACACGTGTAATACATAAACTGTTTTGAATTAATTTCGACATTAATACCCATTTAAACCACTGAtttgtaatataaaatttttaatacaccgatcaaaattttaaacaaatgaaatatttttaacaaaattatttatatttatgacatGAGTATTCTAGACATGATGAAATGATATTAAGCCAATGGTGAGAGGCCAGAGTTAATGGCGGAGGTTCGAATTAAAATCAGACATAATGTTAGGTGTGTAACAGTTTGCCATTCATATATTTGTACAGAATTGTTTTGTGTGTCAGACTGTTAActtacaatttatttatttatcgaCATCAACTTACAAATTCTTTATCACCAATCCAAATAAACCTTTTAATACAAAGTAAACATGCgacctttatttatttatttatttatgtaatgtTGTAATCTTTACCGTAAGGcactatataaataaatagtgttgcccaaaaaaaaagtcatataAGTATTGCCTGTACGTAACAATAGTTTAGGACATCTCTATCCATActccatttttttctctaaaatagaataaaaatgaatatggaGTAAAGAATGCTCCAACCCAACttcatatctcactccataatgaaatttattccataaatagaataatttatttttttttgttcatcactccattatggAGTGGAAAATAGAGTAGGGTTAAAAcaattttacttcatttttacttttattctattttggaggaaaaaatggAGTTATATATTGGAAATGTTCTTAGGAGTTTTGTTTAGTTAGTTTCGTTAGTTTTGGAACAACCAtttgattattttgtaaatagatCTTCCAAATTATCACTACCTAGCTAATTATAACGTGATTAGATGGCCTAACTAAAACGAAGAGTTATCATTTGGCATTTAATTTGGCTTATTGAGAATATAAAACTCATTAACTTcctcatcaaaaaaaaattcaaacgtGGCGATGTAATGGAGATAAAGTACTAGGCTATTAGCTTAGGTTACCCATAGCCAACTACCTCTCATCTGATCGTTGCCCAAACTAGTTCACAATTCTGGTCAATAACAcaatctaaaaccctaaattgttttttttttctatttaaaccTCTAAAAAGATTCGACCATTGATATTCTCAAAAACACAGAGCCATAAACCCAAAAGAAATCCTACATTAAGTGTACGAAAAGAAAAGTAATAGACACACACGAGAATCAAAGAGCCGCAGAAATATTAAGACACAAACATTTGTCTGCTCACCAAACCAAACCCATCTTCTCCTGAGagcctaagttttttttttttgtcacccCACACAAGAAATTCATGCAATATTCTTCACCCACTTGCTAACTAACAACCTCTATTTCTATTAATTTCTCTTCATTCTTCCTTTCAAAGATTatcattctcttcttttttgttttattttgtcacAATGAATACCAATTCTTCTTACAATTTCACCTTCAATGAtgttctcttctcttccttttcttcctCCAGTGACCCTCTGGTTACACGGAGGCTGTTTCTCTTGAGAAATGTTCAAGTTCTTGAGCTCTTAATCGCTCTTTTCGCCTTTGTTGCCATACATTCCTTGCGTCAGAAGAAACACTACGGTCTTCCCGTGTGGCCGTTTCTTGGGATGCTTCCTTCTCTAGCTTTCGCCCTCAAAGGAAACATATACGAGTGGCTATCAGATGTTCTCTGTCGTCAAAACGGTACGTTTCGTTTCAGAGGCCCATGGTTAAGCAGCCTCAACAGTACTATAACTTGCGACCCAAGAAACATCGAGCATCTCCTCAAGAACCGTTTCTCTGTCTTTCCTAAAGGCTCTTACTTCCGAGACAACCTTCGAGACCTCCTAGGAGACGGAATCTTCAACGCGGATGACGAGACTTGGCAGAGGCAGAGGAAGACAGCAAGCATCGAGTTTCATTCAGCCAAGTTCAGACAACTAACCACTCATTCGTTGTATGAGCTCGTGCACAAGAGGCTCTTGCCTGTTCTTGAAACTTCGGTTAAAAGCTCTTCTCCCATTGATCTTCAAGACGTCTTGCTGAGGCTAACGTTTGATAACGTATGCATGATTGCCTTTGGAGTCGATCCAGGGTGTCTTGGTCCTGACCAACCGGTTATACCCTTTGCCAAAGCCTTTGAGGACGCGACAGAAGCCGCAGTTTGTAGATTCGTCATGCCTACTTGCGTGTGGAAGCTCATGAGGTATCTTAATATAGGAACAGAGAAGATGCTAAGGGAGTCTATAAAAGGTGTGGATGATTTTGCTGATGAAGTTATCAGGACGAGGAAGAAAGAACTATCTCTTGAGGGTGAAACCACAAAGAGATCGGATCTGTTAACTGTGTTTATGGGTCTGAGAGATGAGAAGGGAGAATGTTTTTCAGACAAGTTTCTTCGTGATATATGTGTGAACTTCATACTTGCTGGGAGAGATACTTCTTCTGTTGCTCTGAGCTGGTTCTTCTGGTTGCTAGAGAAGAATCCAGAAGTGGAAGAGAAGATCATGTTGGAGATGTGTAAGATTCTGAGGCAGAGAGATGACAATGGAAATGGAGAGAAGATAATTTATGCTCCTGTTTTCAGACCAGAAGAGATCAAGAAGATGGATTATCTACAAGCTGCTTTGTCTGAAGCTCTTAGATTATACCCTTCAGTTCCTGTTGATCACAAAGAGGTAACATTTTgactaaattttatatattttccttcccaattttcaattatttgcTTACTAAGAAAGCTAGCCAGTTTTGATATAGAAATTGAAAACAGTAAAACTGATTGcatgtttaattaattttcccTTTTAGACTGATAACCCctataaaaccaaaacaattatgtaaaaaaaatttaaaagtcacATTTCTGTTTGGTTTCTTATAGGTTACCTAATCAGTAACAAGATAGAGTTATGAAAATTCTTGGGAAGAAAGCTAATTAATACGTAGGTATCTTAAAAGTCGTTTTcaaagaagaaataaataaactacATGTTTGACTTCTTGGTAACACATAAGAATGTTATGTTATGCTGTTTCACTTTCACCCATGAAACCTAACCACTAACTCATTAATATTCCGTTCGTTtcaaattatgtatttttaggATTTTTGACACATAATAAAATgtctagttttatttttatttaactattaaaaaattataaaatttattgttttcaatttaattagaaacaaaaaaaacaaagcataaCATAACATTCTTCTAcaacaacattaaattaaattaaattaaacagcAATTAAATTAATGTAAAATTTGCACTGAAAAACATATGTTTTGTAACGGAAATTTTAATCTACAACAACATTTAATTTGAAACATAGCCATAGCGAGTACGTATTACGTTTCTATGATGTTAAATTTGTCACCTTGTTGTTTATTCTATGATGTTAAACCTGTCACCTTGTTGTTAACCCATTATTATTGTTCAGGTCCAAGAAGATGAT encodes:
- the LOC125607078 gene encoding chaperone protein dnaJ C76, chloroplastic-like, coding for MTPTILSPTTLPPSTTTWPCNTSQKLKSIRSPLKLKCRATSSSSSSITDFDLYDLLGIDRGSDKSQIKTAYRNLQKRCHPDIAGVPGHDMAIILNEAYKLLSDPISRQAYDKEQAKLEELRGYTGKPVYSVWCGPETEQRAVFVDEVKCVGCLKCALCAERTFAIETAHGRARVVAQWADPESKIKEAIEACPIDCISMVERSDLAPLEFLMSKQPRGNVRIGVGNTVGERVSNVFVDVKKFQQRYAEAMSKTTRDSSQESDLQREVRMSAVEAIRSISNWLYWRSSPYSKPLSPDSNMSLTFTKRKKAADPDIKKLQDAVAAMKQAEQSGETKERRQRPASMVGEDYWTPSNLALPSSRNTTSKATSTPQVTHKNTPSEENVTSRREFRRQNFKIQKFPIGTATIAVFLVQFQASYTAPELSDHIGGSLALSIINSPWQQILLAGVTWYFIGAMLLQLVEAIQSKQEDKEA
- the LOC125607079 gene encoding uncharacterized protein LOC125607079 isoform X1; amino-acid sequence: MESLFNKFQKAVGVLAKSRTFAKNPRQLQFEADINKLFMYTSFNRLGREALETDAEEIIEMAGKTSLSEQQKQVQDNIHYQVENFCSLMDGILCPHVSKKEPGSQPATPPPRQSGLTFAVGGSNHASPAADKPFVPETKPLKLAQVSQRLMEQLGYTLEIKPSVIPHKDAGQGCFIKGEADAGTVLAFYPGVIYSPAFYRYIPGYPKVDSQNSYLITRYDGTVMNAQPWGLGGDSREVWTGSYTPAVKTDTKTSENGSDRLWKALSKPLQGSGKAKEVLERRNPLAFGHLANHPGKETNPNVMICPYDFPLVEKDLRPYVPNVSFGDSGEVKMKRFGSFWFKTGGSNGVEAPVLKTLVLVATRALRDEELLLNYRLSNSKRRPDWYTPVNEEEDRRRWS
- the LOC125607079 gene encoding uncharacterized protein LOC125607079 isoform X2 — its product is MYTSFNRLGREALETDAEEIIEMAGKTSLSEQQKQVQDNIHYQVENFCSLMDGILCPHVSKKEPGSQPATPPPRQSGLTFAVGGSNHASPAADKPFVPETKPLKLAQVSQRLMEQLGYTLEIKPSVIPHKDAGQGCFIKGEADAGTVLAFYPGVIYSPAFYRYIPGYPKVDSQNSYLITRYDGTVMNAQPWGLGGDSREVWTGSYTPAVKTDTKTSENGSDRLWKALSKPLQGSGKAKEVLERRNPLAFGHLANHPGKETNPNVMICPYDFPLVEKDLRPYVPNVSFGDSGEVKMKRFGSFWFKTGGSNGVEAPVLKTLVLVATRALRDEELLLNYRLSNSKRRPDWYTPVNEEEDRRRWS
- the LOC106439893 gene encoding cytochrome P450 86B1; this encodes MNTNSSYNFTFNDVLFSSFSSSSDPLVTRRLFLLRNVQVLELLIALFAFVAIHSLRQKKHYGLPVWPFLGMLPSLAFALKGNIYEWLSDVLCRQNGTFRFRGPWLSSLNSTITCDPRNIEHLLKNRFSVFPKGSYFRDNLRDLLGDGIFNADDETWQRQRKTASIEFHSAKFRQLTTHSLYELVHKRLLPVLETSVKSSSPIDLQDVLLRLTFDNVCMIAFGVDPGCLGPDQPVIPFAKAFEDATEAAVCRFVMPTCVWKLMRYLNIGTEKMLRESIKGVDDFADEVIRTRKKELSLEGETTKRSDLLTVFMGLRDEKGECFSDKFLRDICVNFILAGRDTSSVALSWFFWLLEKNPEVEEKIMLEMCKILRQRDDNGNGEKIIYAPVFRPEEIKKMDYLQAALSEALRLYPSVPVDHKEVQEDDVFPDGTVLKRGEKVIYAIYAMGRMEAIWGKDCREFRPERWLRDGRFMSESAYKFTAFNGGPRLCLGKDFAYYQMKSTAAAIVYRYKVKVVEGHRVEPKLALTMYMKHGLVVNLINRSDSEVDRYYAKSIDD